In one Thermosipho ferrireducens genomic region, the following are encoded:
- a CDS encoding F0F1 ATP synthase subunit delta: MRYSIVASKYVKALLLVAKKYKKEEEYAFYIQLLKELYTMYAFYLNNPTVRVEKHLTFIENLFEELSKKVDKSIKVDSVFFKFVKIIFNNKRQKYIPQMASLYKYAAIESQNKIPVKVTSAYTLTPDEEEAISAFVKKYTGKEAVIETFLDERILAGVILEFAGKKLDVSILGRLEKVGRGVFSLRKG; the protein is encoded by the coding sequence ATGAGATATTCAATAGTAGCCAGTAAATATGTGAAAGCTTTATTATTGGTAGCTAAAAAATATAAAAAAGAAGAAGAATATGCCTTTTACATTCAATTACTCAAAGAACTTTACACTATGTATGCTTTTTATCTAAATAATCCCACTGTGCGTGTTGAAAAACACTTAACTTTTATCGAAAACCTATTTGAAGAACTCTCAAAAAAAGTAGATAAAAGTATAAAAGTTGATTCTGTATTTTTCAAGTTTGTAAAAATTATATTTAATAATAAAAGGCAAAAATATATCCCACAAATGGCTTCGCTTTACAAATACGCCGCTATAGAATCTCAAAACAAAATACCGGTTAAAGTAACATCCGCTTATACGCTAACACCCGATGAAGAAGAAGCAATTTCAGCTTTCGTAAAAAAATACACTGGCAAAGAAGCAGTTATTGAGACATTTTTAGATGAAAGAATACTTGCAGGAGTCATTCTGGAATTTGCAGGAAAAAAATTGGATGTATCCATATTAGGAAGGCTTGAAAAGGTTGGTAGAGGAGTCTTTTCTTTGAGAAAGGGGTGA
- the atpG gene encoding ATP synthase F1 subunit gamma has protein sequence MSRGKLLQIKRRVQSTESLMKITKAMEMVATARVKKIEKKLQDVRMFLKETKRLLENIEIESSHPFLTGSGKKAVIVLSTDMGLCGAFPSEIAREALKVIDKENIERIYAVGTKNIPFFKKHPKIHRIYERVYEIPTFDFAKTLMKDIVAENIGTIYIVYGSFKNRLIQKPETVKITPIDKSPLKTSRYEYEPDIEELTSSIIEFYVAATIYSLAFETKVSELYARQNAMRNATENASEVISELTLEYNKERQASITQELIEIVSGAQALSEE, from the coding sequence ATGAGTCGTGGTAAGCTGCTTCAAATAAAAAGAAGAGTACAATCCACAGAATCTTTAATGAAAATCACAAAAGCTATGGAAATGGTCGCCACAGCAAGAGTTAAAAAAATTGAAAAAAAACTTCAAGATGTAAGAATGTTTCTTAAAGAAACTAAAAGACTACTTGAAAACATCGAAATAGAAAGTTCACATCCTTTTTTAACGGGTTCTGGCAAAAAGGCTGTGATAGTTTTGTCCACGGACATGGGATTATGTGGCGCATTCCCTTCAGAAATAGCTCGTGAAGCTTTGAAAGTTATAGATAAAGAAAATATTGAACGAATATATGCAGTTGGAACAAAAAATATACCTTTTTTCAAAAAACACCCAAAAATTCATCGAATATATGAAAGGGTATATGAAATCCCAACATTTGATTTCGCAAAAACCTTGATGAAAGATATTGTTGCAGAAAATATTGGAACAATTTACATCGTATATGGAAGTTTTAAAAATAGACTTATCCAAAAGCCAGAAACAGTAAAAATTACCCCCATTGATAAATCTCCTTTGAAAACTTCAAGATACGAGTATGAACCAGATATTGAAGAGTTAACATCTTCCATTATCGAATTTTACGTTGCCGCAACTATTTATTCTCTTGCTTTCGAAACAAAAGTTAGTGAACTGTACGCAAGGCAAAATGCTATGAGAAACGCTACTGAAAATGCAAGTGAAGTAATAAGTGAACTTACGCTTGAATACAATAAGGAAAGGCAGGCATCAATTACTCAAGAACTTATAGAAATTGTCTCTGGAGCCCAGGCTTTAAGTGAGGAATAA
- the atpD gene encoding F0F1 ATP synthase subunit beta, which produces MSKTSKGKILRVIGPVVDVQFEEGELPDIYDALIVKNPQTGKELVLEVEQLIGDNAVRTVAMDTTDGLIRGIEVINTGEPIKVPVGRGILGRMINVIGETIDERGELKNNEIEMWPIHKSPPSLTEQSTTVEILETGIKVIDLLAPFPKGGKIGFFGGAGVGKTVLVMELIRNIAIEHHGFSMFAGVGERTREGNELYLEMQEANVLDNTVLVFGQMNEPPGARFRVALSALTIAEYFRDVEGKDVLLFIDNIFRFVQAGSEVSALLGRMPSAVGYQPTLATDMGELQERITSTKKGSITSVQAIYVPADDITDPAPATTFTHLDATVVLSRRIAALGLYPAVDPLDSTSKMLDPTIIGEEHYKVARGVQEVLQRYKDLQDIIAILGMEELSEEDKIIVQRARKIQRFLSQPFHVAEKFSNIPGKYVPISETVRGFKEILEGKHDNLPEAAFYMVGTIDEAVEKAKKLQVSA; this is translated from the coding sequence GTGTCAAAAACATCGAAAGGAAAAATATTACGTGTTATTGGCCCTGTAGTAGACGTCCAGTTTGAGGAAGGAGAACTTCCAGACATTTATGATGCTTTAATAGTTAAAAATCCCCAAACAGGAAAAGAGCTGGTTTTGGAAGTAGAACAGCTTATAGGGGATAACGCTGTAAGGACCGTGGCTATGGACACTACAGATGGTTTAATACGAGGTATTGAAGTTATAAATACAGGCGAGCCAATTAAAGTCCCTGTGGGACGTGGTATTCTTGGAAGAATGATCAACGTTATTGGTGAAACAATAGATGAGCGTGGAGAATTGAAGAACAATGAAATAGAAATGTGGCCTATCCATAAATCTCCCCCATCACTCACCGAACAGTCAACAACTGTTGAGATACTCGAAACTGGAATAAAAGTTATTGATTTGCTTGCACCATTTCCAAAGGGTGGTAAAATAGGATTTTTTGGTGGGGCTGGCGTCGGAAAAACTGTTCTTGTTATGGAGTTGATAAGAAATATTGCCATCGAACATCATGGCTTCTCTATGTTTGCAGGTGTCGGGGAACGAACAAGAGAAGGAAATGAACTTTACCTTGAAATGCAAGAAGCAAATGTACTTGACAATACTGTGTTAGTTTTTGGTCAAATGAATGAACCACCAGGAGCAAGATTCAGAGTAGCACTTTCTGCTCTTACAATAGCGGAATATTTTAGAGACGTTGAAGGTAAAGATGTTCTACTTTTTATCGACAATATTTTCAGGTTTGTGCAGGCTGGAAGTGAAGTTTCCGCACTTCTTGGAAGAATGCCATCGGCAGTTGGATATCAACCTACACTTGCAACGGATATGGGAGAACTCCAGGAACGTATTACCTCTACAAAAAAAGGATCAATCACATCTGTACAGGCAATTTATGTTCCTGCTGACGATATTACTGACCCTGCCCCGGCTACAACGTTTACACATCTTGATGCTACTGTGGTATTATCGCGAAGAATTGCTGCACTCGGATTGTATCCTGCTGTTGATCCTCTTGATTCAACTTCAAAGATGCTTGATCCAACAATCATTGGCGAAGAACACTATAAAGTTGCACGTGGAGTACAGGAAGTTCTCCAAAGATACAAAGATTTGCAGGATATTATAGCTATACTGGGTATGGAAGAACTTTCCGAGGAAGATAAAATAATAGTTCAAAGAGCTCGAAAAATTCAAAGATTCCTGAGTCAGCCATTCCATGTTGCAGAAAAATTTAGCAACATTCCTGGTAAATATGTTCCTATTAGCGAAACCGTTCGAGGCTTTAAAGAAATATTGGAAGGTAAGCATGACAACTTACCAGAAGCGGCGTTTTATATGGTCGGCACAATTGATGAAGCAGTTGAAAAAGCCAAAAAGTTACAAGTTTCCGCGTGA
- the atpF gene encoding F0F1 ATP synthase subunit B, with translation MDMFEINLTSVIQLMSFLLLLYILKVFLYDKYFETLDARKKKIEDEINAAEKLRKDAEKIKEEATKELHEIREKAEEIIKKAKEEAKKIIEDAKTKADDEADKILISAREQIERERIEMIKEVEEKAGELAIALAFKILKGTLDEKAKREYLLKILKGYKK, from the coding sequence ATGGATATGTTTGAAATTAACCTGACGTCAGTAATACAACTGATGTCTTTTCTTTTGCTACTATACATTTTGAAAGTTTTCCTATACGACAAGTATTTCGAAACCTTAGATGCCCGAAAGAAAAAAATAGAAGATGAAATTAATGCAGCTGAAAAGCTTCGAAAAGACGCTGAAAAAATCAAAGAAGAAGCCACTAAAGAATTGCATGAAATCCGTGAAAAGGCAGAAGAAATTATTAAAAAAGCTAAGGAAGAAGCTAAAAAAATAATAGAGGATGCAAAAACAAAGGCTGATGATGAAGCGGACAAGATATTGATTTCTGCCAGAGAACAAATCGAACGAGAACGTATAGAAATGATAAAAGAAGTCGAAGAAAAAGCTGGAGAATTAGCCATTGCTTTGGCATTTAAAATATTAAAAGGTACCCTTGATGAAAAAGCCAAACGCGAATATCTTTTGAAAATATTAAAGGGGTATAAAAAATGA
- a CDS encoding F0F1 ATP synthase subunit C: MEELSIAQALVVMGKAIGAGLCMGIGAIGPGIGEGNIGAHAMDSMARQPEMVGTITTRMLLADAVAESTGIYSLLVAFLILLTL, translated from the coding sequence ATGGAAGAACTCAGTATAGCACAAGCATTGGTGGTTATGGGAAAAGCTATTGGTGCAGGGCTTTGTATGGGAATAGGGGCTATAGGTCCTGGTATCGGTGAAGGTAACATAGGAGCTCACGCAATGGACTCCATGGCAAGGCAGCCTGAAATGGTTGGTACTATTACCACCCGTATGTTGCTGGCAGACGCAGTTGCAGAATCAACAGGAATATATTCTTTGCTTGTTGCTTTCTTAATACTCCTTACTTTATAA
- the atpA gene encoding F0F1 ATP synthase subunit alpha: protein MRINPGELVKVLETKIEEFKEEINLEDVGKVIQVGDGIARAYGLNNVMANEMVEFVETGTIGIAFNLEEDNVGIIILGDYKNIKEGHTVKRLNRIMQVPVGEALLGRVVNPLGEPVDGLGSIETSEYRDIEVKAPGVIYRKPVDTPLQTGIKLIDALIPIGRGQRELIIGDRQTGKTAIAIDTIINQKGKGVYCIYVAIGQKASAIARLVDRLKQHGAMEYTTVVVASAADNAALQYIAPYAGCAMGEYFMYKGKDALVIYDDLSKHAVAYRQLSLLLRRPPGREAYPGDVFYLHSRLLERAARLDEKYGGGSLTALPIIETQANDISAYIPTNVISITDGQIYLEPSLFYAGQRPAVNIGLSVSRVGGAAQVKAMKQVAGSLKLDLAQYQELETFAQFATELDAATQAQITRGQRLMELMKQEQYSPLEVEEQVVVLYAGINGYLDDLPLDTVQLFEKRLLQFMHEEKGDILDEIRKEKRITEELETKIKNAIEEFKSDFVKFLGK from the coding sequence TTGAGAATCAATCCCGGGGAATTAGTAAAAGTACTCGAAACAAAAATTGAAGAATTTAAAGAAGAAATAAATTTAGAAGATGTAGGAAAGGTCATCCAAGTTGGAGATGGTATTGCTCGAGCTTACGGATTAAATAATGTGATGGCTAATGAAATGGTGGAATTTGTTGAAACTGGCACAATTGGTATCGCATTTAATCTCGAAGAAGACAATGTAGGTATTATTATTCTTGGAGATTATAAAAATATAAAGGAAGGTCACACAGTAAAAAGATTAAATAGAATAATGCAGGTTCCTGTTGGTGAAGCACTTCTTGGAAGAGTGGTAAACCCATTAGGAGAACCTGTGGATGGACTTGGCTCAATTGAAACATCCGAATATAGAGATATTGAGGTTAAAGCTCCTGGTGTTATTTATAGGAAACCAGTTGATACACCTCTTCAAACTGGTATTAAGTTAATAGACGCTCTCATACCAATTGGTCGAGGTCAAAGGGAACTTATAATAGGTGACAGACAAACTGGAAAGACTGCTATAGCAATTGATACCATCATAAACCAAAAAGGAAAAGGTGTTTACTGTATATATGTTGCTATTGGGCAAAAAGCCTCTGCTATTGCACGATTAGTTGATAGATTAAAGCAACACGGAGCTATGGAATACACAACTGTGGTAGTTGCCAGCGCTGCTGATAATGCTGCATTACAATACATTGCTCCTTATGCTGGTTGTGCTATGGGAGAATACTTTATGTATAAAGGAAAAGATGCATTAGTAATTTATGATGATCTCTCAAAACACGCTGTTGCTTATAGGCAACTTTCCCTTTTATTGAGAAGACCACCGGGAAGAGAAGCTTACCCTGGAGATGTCTTTTACCTCCACTCAAGACTTCTTGAGAGAGCCGCGAGACTTGACGAAAAATACGGTGGGGGTTCACTAACTGCGCTTCCAATAATAGAAACACAAGCTAATGATATATCAGCTTATATACCCACTAATGTCATTTCCATAACAGATGGTCAAATATATCTTGAACCATCTTTGTTCTACGCCGGTCAAAGACCTGCAGTAAATATTGGTTTATCCGTATCTCGTGTTGGAGGAGCAGCACAGGTAAAAGCTATGAAACAAGTAGCTGGTTCTCTAAAACTTGATTTAGCTCAGTATCAGGAACTCGAAACGTTCGCTCAGTTTGCCACAGAGCTTGACGCCGCAACCCAAGCCCAGATAACAAGAGGGCAAAGACTTATGGAATTAATGAAGCAGGAGCAATATTCACCTTTAGAAGTAGAAGAACAGGTAGTGGTTCTTTATGCTGGTATAAATGGATATTTAGACGATCTTCCTCTTGATACTGTACAGCTGTTTGAAAAAAGATTACTTCAGTTCATGCATGAGGAAAAGGGCGATATTCTTGATGAAATACGTAAAGAAAAAAGAATCACAGAAGAATTAGAAACGAAAATTAAAAATGCAATCGAAGAGTTTAAATCTGATTTTGTCAAGTTCTTAGGGAAGTGA